The Mesotoga infera genome contains the following window.
CCCTCTTCTTTCTGCAGCCTTGTCTTCTCGGCGTCGAAATCCAAGGTACTCCCATACATTACTCTCGGTCTAATATGGGTTAGCTTAGCTCCGGAGAGATAAGCCTGGAACTTAGCAATCCTATCTCTCAAAGCAATTCTGCCGATATCGACAAGAATGATATCTCTAAAACCTCTTTCCAAAGCCATCTCTACGGGCTGATTGGAGTATACGCCTCCGTCAACAAAGGCCTTCCCGTCGATGACTACTGTCCTGAACCCGGGGAAATCTGCGCTAGCCATAATGTAATCTACTAGAGATCCTAGTGGTATGTCTTCAATAAAGAGCATTTCAGGTCTCACATCGGTCAGATCGAAAGTCACAAGTCCGAAATCCATCGAAGAGTTTCTCACGGCTTCTTCGGATATCAAAGAGCTGAGCAGCCCCTTGAGAGGTGTCACATCTATGCCTTCATTGATTACGTCAACAGCTCCCTGATAAAGCTCACCTAGGCTCCAGTCGGAAGCTCCAGCATATGCCTCGATTAACTTCTGCTGCGCTTGCGTCGGTTTCATAACACTTTCTTCAGATATGTTTCTCCAGACCTCCAGCGCTTTTTCGAAATCTCCCTGTGCTACTGCCGCTGCGTTCAGAGAGCCCACCGAAGTGCCATAGACTCCTCCAATTTCAATCCCAAGATCTAGAAGAGCTTTCCAGGCACCGATTTCATAGCCGCCCTTTGCTCCTCCCCCGGAAAGGACGAGACCTGAACTCCGCGA
Protein-coding sequences here:
- a CDS encoding patatin-like phospholipase family protein yields the protein MVPLILFSRSSGLVLSGGGAKGGYEIGAWKALLDLGIEIGGVYGTSVGSLNAAAVAQGDFEKALEVWRNISEESVMKPTQAQQKLIEAYAGASDWSLGELYQGAVDVINEGIDVTPLKGLLSSLISEEAVRNSSMDFGLVTFDLTDVRPEMLFIEDIPLGSLVDYIMASADFPGFRTVVIDGKAFVDGGVYSNQPVEMALERGFRDIILVDIGRIALRDRIAKFQAYLSGAKLTHIRPRVMYGSTLDFDAEKTRLQKEEGYLDTLAAFGLLKGEYTYIFEDRDVFKDMFDSLSEDEKTAAVEIVSDLKDWDDPDKFYSELISSLGKIYKRDDPMIIVVDELVSMLEIPSLFLYSIGEVLDQLKKAYDENGFKSHEVSLIPYGRMLDFVLFLHDKAEVPLPPEEFAMFKSSFMILEGVEE